The following are encoded in a window of Xylanibacillus composti genomic DNA:
- the xylB gene encoding xylulokinase yields MYVLGVDLGTSAVKVLLVDRTGAVKAEATSVYPLIQEKSGYSEQDPAEWVSGTSNAIREALQKAGAAGQDVEGISFSGQMHGLVLLDEAGKPLRNAILWNDTRTTKQCREIEQVLGADLLGIAKNPALEGFTLPKLLWVKEHEPELFAKAKQFVLPKDYVRYRICGEYHMDVSDAAGTLLLDVKRKQWSERIADAFGIPLSMCPPIVEAHACVGEVQAEFAQASGLAAGTKVFAGGADNACGAIGAGILKPGMAMCSIGTSGVVLTYAETCDQDFGGKVHLFNHGKEQAYYAMGVTLAAGYSMSWFKDTFAPEASYEELLAGVEDIPPGAGGLLFTPYLVGERTPHADAVIRGSFIGLDGSHKRSHIGRAVMEGITFSLHESVEMFREAGVEMNEIVSIGGGAKNPTWLQMQADIFGLPVVRLANEQGPGMGAAMLAAYGCGWFPSLEACGEQFVQRAETIQPNPARTEEYRNIFAIYQQVYSQTKGLNDQLAAFRA; encoded by the coding sequence ATGTATGTATTGGGAGTGGATTTGGGCACGAGCGCTGTGAAGGTACTGCTGGTTGACCGTACAGGCGCTGTAAAAGCGGAAGCGACAAGCGTGTATCCGCTCATTCAAGAGAAGTCTGGATACAGTGAGCAGGACCCGGCGGAATGGGTCAGCGGCACATCGAACGCCATTCGGGAAGCGCTTCAAAAGGCAGGAGCCGCAGGCCAAGATGTAGAGGGCATCAGCTTCTCGGGCCAAATGCACGGGCTGGTGCTGCTGGACGAAGCCGGTAAGCCGCTGCGCAACGCCATCCTGTGGAACGATACGCGCACGACGAAGCAGTGCCGGGAGATCGAGCAGGTGTTGGGCGCGGATCTGCTGGGCATTGCGAAGAATCCGGCACTCGAAGGCTTTACGCTGCCGAAGCTGCTTTGGGTCAAGGAGCATGAGCCGGAGCTGTTCGCGAAGGCGAAGCAGTTCGTGCTGCCTAAAGACTATGTCCGCTATCGGATATGCGGCGAGTATCATATGGATGTGTCTGACGCGGCCGGCACTTTGCTGCTCGATGTCAAGCGCAAGCAATGGAGCGAGCGGATTGCAGATGCATTCGGCATTCCGCTTTCCATGTGCCCGCCTATTGTCGAAGCGCACGCTTGTGTAGGCGAGGTGCAGGCTGAATTTGCTCAAGCGTCCGGCCTTGCGGCGGGCACGAAGGTATTTGCCGGCGGTGCCGACAACGCCTGCGGCGCAATCGGAGCTGGCATCCTGAAGCCGGGGATGGCGATGTGCAGCATCGGAACATCGGGCGTGGTGCTGACGTATGCGGAAACTTGCGACCAGGACTTTGGCGGCAAAGTGCATCTGTTCAATCACGGCAAGGAGCAAGCGTACTATGCGATGGGCGTAACGCTGGCGGCCGGCTACAGCATGAGCTGGTTCAAGGATACTTTCGCGCCGGAAGCCAGCTACGAGGAGCTGTTGGCAGGCGTGGAGGATATACCTCCAGGAGCCGGGGGGCTGCTGTTCACACCTTATCTGGTCGGGGAGCGCACCCCGCATGCCGACGCTGTAATACGCGGCAGCTTCATCGGTCTGGACGGTTCGCATAAGCGCAGCCACATCGGCCGTGCGGTAATGGAAGGCATTACGTTCTCGCTCCATGAGTCGGTTGAGATGTTCCGCGAGGCCGGGGTTGAGATGAATGAGATCGTGTCCATCGGCGGCGGCGCGAAGAACCCGACATGGCTGCAGATGCAGGCCGATATTTTTGGCTTGCCTGTCGTGCGGCTGGCCAATGAGCAAGGACCGGGAATGGGTGCTGCGATGCTGGCTGCTTACGGCTGCGGCTGGTTCCCGAGCCTGGAGGCGTGCGGCGAGCAGTTCGTGCAGAGGGCCGAGACGATCCAGCCCAACCCGGCGCGTACGGAGGAGTATCGCAACATCTTCGCGATTTATCAGCAGGTATACAGCCAGACGAAGGGCTTGAACGATCAACTGGCTGCTTTCCGGGCATAG